A genomic segment from Gossypium hirsutum isolate 1008001.06 chromosome D04, Gossypium_hirsutum_v2.1, whole genome shotgun sequence encodes:
- the LOC107899281 gene encoding type I inositol polyphosphate 5-phosphatase 8 isoform X1 — protein sequence MRTDMGKVSKFSWPKVVVRKWLNIPTGADEFHSDYDIHGKVDERRKSCSDEDHYVFVPEDFSEGWLFEAAGGIKPPPVTDSLNLRMFVGTWNVGGKSPHHGLNLSDWLRSPAPADIYVLGFQEIVPLNAGNVLGAEDNGPAAQWLSLIRQALNSNPSDLELAQRYDIATEARTPSSPQLEHQASVKPRISFSDLLSMEDEIGKEDFVTLLNSNSSLYEEGLANPTCLSDNPRQQRFCLAASKQMVGLFLCVWVRADLYQHISNLKVSCVGRGIMGYLGNKGSISISMTLHQTTFCFVCTHLTSGEKEGDEIRRNSDVAEILKRTKFSHSLRGFKEPPPPQTIFDHDKIIWLGDLNYRLAAGCADTYELLKKNDWQTLLEKDQLRLEQRAGRVFKGWEEGRIYFAPTYKYLTDSDDYVVQTSKSKEKRRNPAWCDRILWKGEGLKQMWYSRGESRFSDHRPVYSLFSVQVNLAKNPNYNARSCPPTLSGKSALTSACVAKVQAEELLLIPRVQSCLNTTSRF from the exons ATGAGAACAGATATGGGAAAAGTCTCCAAG TTTTCGTGGCCCAAAGTAGTCGTCCGAAAATGGCTGAATATACCGACTGGAGCAGACGAGTTTCACTCCGATTATGACATACACg GCAAAGTTGATGAAAGAAGAAAGAGTTGTTCCGACGAGGACCATTACGTGTTCGTACCGGAAGATTTCTCAG aagGCTGGTTATTTGAAGCTGCCGGAGGGATTAAACCGCCGCCTGTCACCGATTCGCTCAACCTAAG GATGTTCGTGGGGACATGGAATGTGGGAGGGAAGTCACCCCACCATGGTTTGAACTTAAGCGATTGGCTAAGGTCACCTGCTCCTGCTGATATCTACGTTCTTGG GTTCCAGGAAATCGTTCCTCTAAATGCTGGCAACGTGCTTGGAGCCGAGGACAATGGCCCTGCTGCTCAGTGGCTTTCGCTTATTCGTCAAGCCTTAAATTCCAACCCAAGCGACCTAGAACTTGCTCAACGTTACGATATTGCGACTGAAGCAAGGACTCCATCGTCACCGCAGCTTGAGCATCAAGCAAGCGTGAAGCCTAGGATCAGCTTTTCCGATTTACTTTCGATGGAAGATGAAATTGGCAAAGAGGATTTCGTAACATTGCTAAACTCGAATTCTAGTTTATACGAAGAAGGCTTGGCTAACCCCACTTGCCTGTCCGACAATCCCAGGCAGCAGCGCTTCTGCCTAGCTGCTAGCAAACAAATGGTAGGGCTTTTCTTGTGTGTGTGGGTTCGAGCTGATCTTTACCAGCATATTAGCAACCTGAAAGTCTCGTGTGTCGGCCGTGGCATCATGGGATATCTCGGAAACAAG GGTTCAATATCCATTAGTATGACATTGCACCAAACAACGTTTTGCTTTGTTTGTACACACTTGACTTCCGGGGAGAAAGAAGGCGATGAAATCCGAAGAAATTCCGATGTCGCAGAAATCTTGAAGAGAACAAAATTCTCCCATTCACTTAGGGGTTTCAAAGAGCCACCTCCTCCACAAACCATTTTCGACCATGA TAAAATTATTTGGTTAGGAGATCTGAACTACCGGCTTGCCGCCGGTTGCGCCGATACGTACGAATTACTGAAGAAGAATGACTGGCAAACACTTCTAGAGAAGGATCAG CTAAGATTGGAACAAAGGGCTGGTCGGGTGTTTAAAGGATGGGAAGAAGGCAGGATATACTTCGCTCCGACTTACAAATACCTAACTGATTCCGACGACTATGTCGTCCAAACATCGAAATCCAAAGAAAAACGGCGTAATCCTGCCTG GTGCGATAGGATATTGTGGAAAGGCGAGGGACTTAAGCAAATGTGGTACTCAAGGGGTGAGTCTAGGTTCTCAGATCACAGGCCGGTTTATTCCCTCTTCTCAGTCCAAGTTAATTTAGCCAAGAATCCCAACTATAACGCTAGATCCTGCCCACCGACATTATCGGGAAAATCAGCTTTGACATCGGCTTGCGTAGCCAAAGTACAAGCTGAAGAACTGTTGCTAATTCCTAGGGTACAAAGCTGCTTGAACACAACTTCCAGGTTTTGA
- the LOC107899281 gene encoding type I inositol polyphosphate 5-phosphatase 8 isoform X2 gives MRTDMGKVSKFSWPKVVVRKWLNIPTGADEFHSDYDIHGKVDERRKSCSDEDHYVFVPEDFSGWLFEAAGGIKPPPVTDSLNLRMFVGTWNVGGKSPHHGLNLSDWLRSPAPADIYVLGFQEIVPLNAGNVLGAEDNGPAAQWLSLIRQALNSNPSDLELAQRYDIATEARTPSSPQLEHQASVKPRISFSDLLSMEDEIGKEDFVTLLNSNSSLYEEGLANPTCLSDNPRQQRFCLAASKQMVGLFLCVWVRADLYQHISNLKVSCVGRGIMGYLGNKGSISISMTLHQTTFCFVCTHLTSGEKEGDEIRRNSDVAEILKRTKFSHSLRGFKEPPPPQTIFDHDKIIWLGDLNYRLAAGCADTYELLKKNDWQTLLEKDQLRLEQRAGRVFKGWEEGRIYFAPTYKYLTDSDDYVVQTSKSKEKRRNPAWCDRILWKGEGLKQMWYSRGESRFSDHRPVYSLFSVQVNLAKNPNYNARSCPPTLSGKSALTSACVAKVQAEELLLIPRVQSCLNTTSRF, from the exons ATGAGAACAGATATGGGAAAAGTCTCCAAG TTTTCGTGGCCCAAAGTAGTCGTCCGAAAATGGCTGAATATACCGACTGGAGCAGACGAGTTTCACTCCGATTATGACATACACg GCAAAGTTGATGAAAGAAGAAAGAGTTGTTCCGACGAGGACCATTACGTGTTCGTACCGGAAGATTTCTCAG GCTGGTTATTTGAAGCTGCCGGAGGGATTAAACCGCCGCCTGTCACCGATTCGCTCAACCTAAG GATGTTCGTGGGGACATGGAATGTGGGAGGGAAGTCACCCCACCATGGTTTGAACTTAAGCGATTGGCTAAGGTCACCTGCTCCTGCTGATATCTACGTTCTTGG GTTCCAGGAAATCGTTCCTCTAAATGCTGGCAACGTGCTTGGAGCCGAGGACAATGGCCCTGCTGCTCAGTGGCTTTCGCTTATTCGTCAAGCCTTAAATTCCAACCCAAGCGACCTAGAACTTGCTCAACGTTACGATATTGCGACTGAAGCAAGGACTCCATCGTCACCGCAGCTTGAGCATCAAGCAAGCGTGAAGCCTAGGATCAGCTTTTCCGATTTACTTTCGATGGAAGATGAAATTGGCAAAGAGGATTTCGTAACATTGCTAAACTCGAATTCTAGTTTATACGAAGAAGGCTTGGCTAACCCCACTTGCCTGTCCGACAATCCCAGGCAGCAGCGCTTCTGCCTAGCTGCTAGCAAACAAATGGTAGGGCTTTTCTTGTGTGTGTGGGTTCGAGCTGATCTTTACCAGCATATTAGCAACCTGAAAGTCTCGTGTGTCGGCCGTGGCATCATGGGATATCTCGGAAACAAG GGTTCAATATCCATTAGTATGACATTGCACCAAACAACGTTTTGCTTTGTTTGTACACACTTGACTTCCGGGGAGAAAGAAGGCGATGAAATCCGAAGAAATTCCGATGTCGCAGAAATCTTGAAGAGAACAAAATTCTCCCATTCACTTAGGGGTTTCAAAGAGCCACCTCCTCCACAAACCATTTTCGACCATGA TAAAATTATTTGGTTAGGAGATCTGAACTACCGGCTTGCCGCCGGTTGCGCCGATACGTACGAATTACTGAAGAAGAATGACTGGCAAACACTTCTAGAGAAGGATCAG CTAAGATTGGAACAAAGGGCTGGTCGGGTGTTTAAAGGATGGGAAGAAGGCAGGATATACTTCGCTCCGACTTACAAATACCTAACTGATTCCGACGACTATGTCGTCCAAACATCGAAATCCAAAGAAAAACGGCGTAATCCTGCCTG GTGCGATAGGATATTGTGGAAAGGCGAGGGACTTAAGCAAATGTGGTACTCAAGGGGTGAGTCTAGGTTCTCAGATCACAGGCCGGTTTATTCCCTCTTCTCAGTCCAAGTTAATTTAGCCAAGAATCCCAACTATAACGCTAGATCCTGCCCACCGACATTATCGGGAAAATCAGCTTTGACATCGGCTTGCGTAGCCAAAGTACAAGCTGAAGAACTGTTGCTAATTCCTAGGGTACAAAGCTGCTTGAACACAACTTCCAGGTTTTGA
- the LOC107899281 gene encoding type I inositol polyphosphate 5-phosphatase 8 isoform X3 — MFVGTWNVGGKSPHHGLNLSDWLRSPAPADIYVLGFQEIVPLNAGNVLGAEDNGPAAQWLSLIRQALNSNPSDLELAQRYDIATEARTPSSPQLEHQASVKPRISFSDLLSMEDEIGKEDFVTLLNSNSSLYEEGLANPTCLSDNPRQQRFCLAASKQMVGLFLCVWVRADLYQHISNLKVSCVGRGIMGYLGNKGSISISMTLHQTTFCFVCTHLTSGEKEGDEIRRNSDVAEILKRTKFSHSLRGFKEPPPPQTIFDHDKIIWLGDLNYRLAAGCADTYELLKKNDWQTLLEKDQLRLEQRAGRVFKGWEEGRIYFAPTYKYLTDSDDYVVQTSKSKEKRRNPAWCDRILWKGEGLKQMWYSRGESRFSDHRPVYSLFSVQVNLAKNPNYNARSCPPTLSGKSALTSACVAKVQAEELLLIPRVQSCLNTTSRF, encoded by the exons ATGTTCGTGGGGACATGGAATGTGGGAGGGAAGTCACCCCACCATGGTTTGAACTTAAGCGATTGGCTAAGGTCACCTGCTCCTGCTGATATCTACGTTCTTGG GTTCCAGGAAATCGTTCCTCTAAATGCTGGCAACGTGCTTGGAGCCGAGGACAATGGCCCTGCTGCTCAGTGGCTTTCGCTTATTCGTCAAGCCTTAAATTCCAACCCAAGCGACCTAGAACTTGCTCAACGTTACGATATTGCGACTGAAGCAAGGACTCCATCGTCACCGCAGCTTGAGCATCAAGCAAGCGTGAAGCCTAGGATCAGCTTTTCCGATTTACTTTCGATGGAAGATGAAATTGGCAAAGAGGATTTCGTAACATTGCTAAACTCGAATTCTAGTTTATACGAAGAAGGCTTGGCTAACCCCACTTGCCTGTCCGACAATCCCAGGCAGCAGCGCTTCTGCCTAGCTGCTAGCAAACAAATGGTAGGGCTTTTCTTGTGTGTGTGGGTTCGAGCTGATCTTTACCAGCATATTAGCAACCTGAAAGTCTCGTGTGTCGGCCGTGGCATCATGGGATATCTCGGAAACAAG GGTTCAATATCCATTAGTATGACATTGCACCAAACAACGTTTTGCTTTGTTTGTACACACTTGACTTCCGGGGAGAAAGAAGGCGATGAAATCCGAAGAAATTCCGATGTCGCAGAAATCTTGAAGAGAACAAAATTCTCCCATTCACTTAGGGGTTTCAAAGAGCCACCTCCTCCACAAACCATTTTCGACCATGA TAAAATTATTTGGTTAGGAGATCTGAACTACCGGCTTGCCGCCGGTTGCGCCGATACGTACGAATTACTGAAGAAGAATGACTGGCAAACACTTCTAGAGAAGGATCAG CTAAGATTGGAACAAAGGGCTGGTCGGGTGTTTAAAGGATGGGAAGAAGGCAGGATATACTTCGCTCCGACTTACAAATACCTAACTGATTCCGACGACTATGTCGTCCAAACATCGAAATCCAAAGAAAAACGGCGTAATCCTGCCTG GTGCGATAGGATATTGTGGAAAGGCGAGGGACTTAAGCAAATGTGGTACTCAAGGGGTGAGTCTAGGTTCTCAGATCACAGGCCGGTTTATTCCCTCTTCTCAGTCCAAGTTAATTTAGCCAAGAATCCCAACTATAACGCTAGATCCTGCCCACCGACATTATCGGGAAAATCAGCTTTGACATCGGCTTGCGTAGCCAAAGTACAAGCTGAAGAACTGTTGCTAATTCCTAGGGTACAAAGCTGCTTGAACACAACTTCCAGGTTTTGA